The following are from one region of the Candidatus Methylomirabilota bacterium genome:
- a CDS encoding tripartite tricarboxylate transporter permease — protein sequence MGLDNLLLGFQVAITPFNLFIAVIGVLLGTIIGVLPGLGGANGVAILLPLTFTMPPTSAIILLTCIYWGALFGGAITSVLFNIPGEPWSVATTFDGYPLAKQGQSGQALTTAFTSSFVGAFFSIVLITFFAPILAEVALKFGPPEFFAIQLLTFSSFVGLGGGNPLKSLASILIGFSLASVGLDIVTGQLRLTFGFVDLMKGFDFIVAVIGLFGIGEILLSVEEGLRFQGAPARMNTRVVFDTWKILPRYYRTFVRGSVIGFWMGFKPGGATPASFMSYAFAKRFSKHPERFGKGELEGIVAPETAAHAAGVAAMLPMITLGIPGSPTAAVMLGGLIIWGLQPGPMLFVDNPEFVWGLIASMYTGNVIGVLMVLTLVPFFAAILRIPFAILAPLIVVICSIGAYAVHNSMIDIWYMLIFGVVGYVFKKLDYPLAPLVLALVLGDMSENALRQSLIMSQGSLTIFLTRPITAVITALALFFFALPVITPWWRRLRGHGTLPAGAEPTGRAASRES from the coding sequence GTGGGGCTCGACAACCTGCTCCTGGGCTTTCAGGTCGCCATCACGCCGTTCAACCTCTTCATCGCGGTGATCGGCGTGCTCCTGGGGACGATCATCGGTGTGCTCCCGGGCCTGGGCGGGGCCAACGGGGTGGCCATTCTGCTGCCCTTGACCTTCACCATGCCGCCGACCTCGGCCATCATCCTCCTGACGTGCATCTACTGGGGCGCGCTGTTCGGCGGCGCCATCACCTCGGTGCTTTTCAACATCCCGGGCGAGCCGTGGTCGGTGGCCACCACCTTCGACGGCTACCCGCTGGCCAAGCAGGGCCAGAGCGGGCAGGCCCTCACCACCGCCTTTACCTCGTCCTTCGTGGGGGCCTTCTTCTCGATCGTGCTGATCACGTTCTTCGCGCCTATCCTGGCCGAGGTGGCGCTCAAGTTCGGGCCGCCCGAGTTCTTCGCCATCCAGCTCCTCACGTTCTCCTCGTTCGTGGGCCTGGGCGGGGGCAACCCGCTGAAGTCGCTGGCCTCGATCCTGATCGGGTTCAGCCTGGCCTCGGTGGGGTTGGACATCGTCACCGGCCAGCTCCGGCTCACCTTCGGATTCGTCGACCTCATGAAGGGCTTCGACTTCATCGTGGCCGTGATCGGGCTGTTCGGGATCGGCGAGATCCTGCTGTCCGTGGAGGAGGGCCTGCGGTTTCAGGGTGCCCCGGCCCGGATGAACACCCGCGTCGTGTTCGACACCTGGAAGATCCTGCCCCGGTACTACCGGACGTTCGTACGGGGCTCGGTGATCGGCTTCTGGATGGGCTTCAAGCCAGGCGGAGCCACGCCGGCCTCGTTCATGAGCTACGCCTTCGCCAAGCGTTTCTCCAAGCACCCCGAGCGCTTCGGCAAGGGGGAGCTCGAGGGGATCGTGGCGCCGGAGACGGCGGCGCACGCGGCTGGTGTGGCGGCCATGCTGCCGATGATCACGCTGGGCATTCCCGGCTCACCGACGGCGGCGGTGATGCTGGGCGGGCTCATCATCTGGGGGCTGCAGCCGGGCCCGATGCTGTTCGTGGACAACCCCGAGTTCGTCTGGGGCCTGATCGCCAGCATGTACACTGGCAACGTCATCGGCGTGCTCATGGTCCTCACGCTGGTGCCGTTTTTCGCGGCCATCCTGAGAATCCCGTTCGCCATCCTGGCCCCGCTGATCGTCGTCATCTGCTCCATCGGGGCCTACGCCGTCCACAACAGCATGATCGACATCTGGTACATGCTGATCTTCGGCGTGGTGGGCTACGTCTTCAAGAAGCTCGACTATCCCCTGGCCCCGCTGGTGCTGGCCCTCGTGCTCGGCGACATGTCGGAAAACGCCCTCCGGCAGAGCCTGATCATGTCCCAGGGCTCGCTGACGATCTTCCTCACCCGGCCCATCACGGCCGTCATCACGGCCCTGGCCCTGTTCTTCTTCGCGCTGCCCGTCATCACCCCCTGGTGGCGGCGGCTGCGCGGACATGGGACGCTGCCCGCCGGCGCCGAGCCCACCGGGCGGGCCGCCTCGCGCGAGTCATGA
- a CDS encoding SLC13 family permease → MDLTAWLALGIFVAAIVTVIGGWIDRALTALLGVALMVWVGVVTEDEAFLLVDWNVMAILISIWIIAGYFGKSGVPEWLAIQALRLSGGHGGLLVMILSLLSGLVSMVVDNVVVILMFAPVALPLVRHLGLPLTPVILMIGFSANFMGSAMLLGDLPPQMLHSVSGAEFVDFIWHQGLPSSFPILLVTFLATLGGMYLYGFRTYGVRTPQAAASVSGNPRPVGAGTAANALDASARIPHLRFALTVVGMFVLTIVAMALRELFGVKLGFIAMSGAVLTVLVVEVLFRGRERPEFEAILAELDWRAILFYIGLFALVGAVEKTGVLERLAHVLIPMFVANLALGATLLYWVTVPIVGIVEHDAYILTFLYTIRDLGQQGVDPWPLWWMLLWAGTLGSNLTVAGAPALYVALNICEREEKMTISVGTFLRWSVPFVVLSTIICYAIGMAIWVLPRA, encoded by the coding sequence ATGGACCTGACGGCCTGGCTCGCCCTCGGCATCTTCGTGGCCGCCATCGTCACGGTCATCGGCGGCTGGATCGATCGAGCCCTGACCGCGCTCCTCGGCGTGGCCCTCATGGTCTGGGTGGGGGTGGTCACCGAGGATGAGGCGTTCCTGCTCGTGGACTGGAACGTCATGGCGATCCTCATCTCCATCTGGATCATCGCCGGGTACTTCGGGAAATCCGGGGTGCCCGAGTGGCTGGCCATTCAGGCCCTGCGACTGTCCGGCGGCCACGGCGGGCTCCTGGTGATGATCCTGTCGCTGCTGTCGGGCCTCGTCTCGATGGTGGTCGACAACGTGGTCGTCATCCTCATGTTCGCGCCGGTGGCGCTGCCCCTGGTCCGCCACCTGGGTCTGCCGCTGACGCCGGTGATCCTCATGATCGGCTTCAGTGCCAACTTCATGGGCTCGGCCATGCTGCTGGGCGACCTGCCGCCCCAGATGCTGCACAGCGTCTCGGGGGCGGAGTTCGTGGACTTCATCTGGCACCAGGGCTTGCCGTCCTCGTTCCCCATCCTGTTGGTCACGTTCCTGGCCACGCTGGGCGGCATGTACCTCTACGGCTTCCGGACGTACGGCGTCCGGACGCCGCAGGCCGCGGCGAGCGTGTCCGGGAACCCCCGTCCGGTCGGCGCCGGGACGGCCGCGAACGCGCTGGACGCCAGCGCCCGGATTCCCCATCTGCGGTTCGCCCTGACGGTGGTGGGGATGTTCGTGCTGACGATCGTCGCCATGGCCTTGCGGGAGCTCTTCGGCGTCAAGCTCGGCTTCATCGCCATGAGCGGCGCCGTGCTGACAGTGCTGGTGGTCGAGGTGCTCTTTCGCGGGCGTGAGCGGCCGGAGTTCGAGGCGATCCTGGCGGAGCTCGACTGGCGGGCGATCCTCTTCTACATCGGCCTCTTCGCCCTCGTCGGCGCGGTCGAGAAGACGGGCGTCCTCGAGCGGCTCGCCCACGTGCTCATCCCCATGTTCGTGGCCAACCTCGCCCTAGGCGCCACGCTGCTGTATTGGGTCACGGTGCCGATCGTCGGCATCGTCGAGCACGACGCGTACATCCTCACGTTCCTCTACACGATCCGCGATCTCGGGCAGCAGGGGGTGGATCCGTGGCCGCTCTGGTGGATGCTCCTCTGGGCCGGAACGCTGGGCTCGAATCTCACGGTGGCGGGGGCGCCGGCGCTGTACGTGGCGCTCAACATCTGCGAGCGGGAAGAGAAGATGACGATCTCGGTCGGCACCTTCCTCCGCTGGAGCGTGCCGTTCGTCGTGCTGTCCACGATCATCTGCTACGCGATCGGCATGGCGATCTGGGTCTTGCCGCGCGCATGA